The following proteins are co-located in the Gorilla gorilla gorilla isolate KB3781 chromosome 18, NHGRI_mGorGor1-v2.1_pri, whole genome shotgun sequence genome:
- the RIPOR1 gene encoding rho family-interacting cell polarization regulator 1 isoform X7: protein MMSLSVRPQRRLLSARVSRSQSFAGVLGSHERGPRSFPVFSPPGPPRKPPALSRVSRMFSVAHPAAKVPQPERLDLVYTALKRGLTAYLEVHQQEQEKLQGQIRESKRNSRLGFLYDLDKQVKSIERFLRRLEFHASKIDELYEAYCVQRRLRDGAYNMVRAYTTGSPGSREARDSLAEATRGHREYTESMCLLESELEAQLGEFHLRMKGLAGFARLCVGDQYEICMKYGRQRWKLRGRIEGSGKQVWDSEETIFLPLLTEFLSIKVTELKGLANHVVVGSVSCETKDLFAALPQVVAVDINDLGTIKLSLEVTWSPFDKDDQPSAASSVNKASTVTKRFSTYSQSPPDTPSLREQAFYNMLRRQEELENGTAWSLSSESSDDSSSPQLSGTARHSSAPRPLVQQPEPLPIQVAFRRPETPSSGPLDEEGAVAPVLANGHAPYSRTLSHISEASVDAALAEASVEAVGPESLAWGPSPPTHPAPTHREHPSPVPPALDPGHSATSSTLSTTGSVPTSTDPAPTAHLDSVHKSTDSGPSELPGPTHTTTGSTYSAITTTHSAPSPLTHTTTGSTHKPIISTLTTTGPPLNIIGPVQTTTSPTHTMPSPTHTTASPTHTSTSPTHTPTSPTHTPTSPTHTPTSPTHKTSMSPPTTTSPTPSGMGLVQTATSPTHPPTSPTHPTTSPILINVSPSTSLELATLSSPSKHSDPTLPGTDSLPCSPPVSGSYTQADPMAPRTPHPSPAHSSRKPLTSPAPDPPESTVQSLSPTPSPPTPAPQHSDLSLAMAVQTPVPTAAGGSGDRSLEEALGALMAALDDYRGQFPELQGLEQEVTRLESLLMQRQGLTRSRASSLSITVEHALESFSFLNEDEDEDNDVPGDRPPSSPEAGAEDSIDSPSARPLSTGCPALDAALVRHLYHCSRLLLKLGTFGPLRCQEAWALERLLREARVLEAVCEFSRRWEIPASSAQEVVQFSASRPGFLTFWDQCTERLSCFLCPVERVLLIFCNQYGARLSLRQPGLAEAVCVKFLEDALGQKLPRRPQPGPGEQLTVFQFWSFVETLDSPTMEAYVTETAEEVLLVRNLNSDDQAVVLKALRLAPEGRLRRDGLRALSSLLVHGNNKVMAAVSTQLRSLSLGPTFRERALLCFLDQLEDEDVQTRVAGCLALGCIKAPEGIEPLVYLCQTDTEAVREAARQSLQQCGEEGQSAHRRLEESLDALPRIFGPGSMASTAF from the exons ATGATGTCCCTGTCGGTGCGGCCGCAGCGCCGCCTGCTCAGCGCCCGGGTCAGTAGGAGCCAGTCCTTCGCAGGCGTCCTCGGCAGCCACGAGCGGGGGCCCAG GAGTTTCCCGGTCTTCAGCCCGCCGGGGCCCCCACGGAAGCCCCCCGCGCTCTCCCGAGTGTCCAGGATGTTTTCCGTGGCTCACCCAGCCGCCAAGGTGCCGCAGCCCGAGCGGCTGGACCTGGTGTACACGGCGCTGAAGCGGGGCCTGAC GGCCTACTTGGAAGTGcaccagcaggagcaagagaaactCCAGGGGCAGATAAGGGAGTCCAAGAGGAATTCCCGCTTG GGCTTCCTGTATGATCTGGACAAG CAAGTCAAGTCCATTGAACGCTTCCTGCGACGACTGGAGTTCCATGCCAGCAAG ATCGATGAGCTGTATGAGGCATACTGTGTCCAGCGGCGTCTCCGGGATGGTGCCTACAACATGGTCCGTGCCTACACCACTGGGTCCCCGGGAAGCCGAGAGGCCCGGGACAGCCTGGCAGAGGCCACTCGGGGGCATCGCGAGTACACGGAG aGCATGTGTCTGCTGGAGAGCGAGCTGGAGGCACAGCTGGGCGAGTTTCATCTCCGAATGAAAG GGCTGGCTGGCTTCGCCAGGCTGTGTGTGGGCGATCAGTATGAG ATCTGCATGAAATATGGGCGTCAGCGCTGGAAACTACGAGGCCGAATTGAGGGTAGTGGAAAGCAGGTGTGGGACAGTGAAGAAACCATCTTTCTCCCTCTGCTCACGGAATTTCTGTCTATTAAG GTGACAGAACTGAAGGGCCTGGCCAACCATGTGGTTGTGGGCAGTGTCTCCTGTGAGACCAAGGACCTGTTTGCCGCCCTGCCCCAGGTTGTGGCTGTGGATATCAATGACCTTGGTACCATCAAGCTCAGCCTGGAAGTCACATGGAG ccccttCGACAAGGATGACCAGCCCTCAGCTGCTTCTTCTGTCAACAAGGCCTCCACAGTCACCAAGCGCTTCTCCACCTATAGCCAGAGCCCACCGGACACACCCTCACTTCGGGAACAGGCTTTCTAT aACATGCTGCGACggcaggaggagctggagaaTGGGACAGCATGGTCCCTGTCATCCGAATCTTCAGACGACTCATCCAGCCCACAGCTCTCAGGCACTGCCCGCCACTCATCAGCCCCTAGGCCCCTGGTGCAGCAGCCCGAGCCCCTTCCCATCCAAGTTGCCTTCCGTAGGCCTGAGACCCCCAGCTCTGGGCCCTTGGATGAGGAGGGGGCCGTGGCCCCAGTCCTGGCAAATGGGCATGCACCCTACAGTCGGACTCTGAGCCACATCAGTGAGGCTAGTGTAGACGCTGCCTTGGCTGAGGCTTCAGTGGAGGCCGTTGGCCCAGAAAGCCTAGCCTGGGGACCTAGCCCacctacacacccagctcccaccCATAGAGAGCACCCCAGTCCTGTTCCTCCTGCCCTGGACCCTGGCCACTCTGCCACAAGCTCCACCCTCAGTACAACAGGCTCTGTCCCCACATCTACAGACCCTGCCCCAACTGCACACCTAGACTCAGTTCATAAGTCCACAGACTCTGGCCCTTCAGAACTGCCAGGCCCCACTCACACCACTACAGGCTCTACCTATAGTGCCATTACCACTACCCACAGTGCTCCAAGCCCCCTCACTCACACTACTACAGGCTCCACCCACAAGCCCATAATCTCTACCCTTACTACTACAGGCCCTCCCCTCAATATCATAGGCCCAGTCCAGACTACCACAAGCCCCACCCACACTATGCCAAGCCCTACCCATACCACAGCAAGCCCCACTCATACTTCCACAAGCCCCACCCATACCCCCACAagccccacccacacccccacaagCCCCACCCATACCCCCACAAGTCCCACCCACAAAACCAGTATGTCACCTCCCACCACTACAAGTCCTACCCCCAGTGGTATGGGCCTAGTCCAGACTGCCACAAGTCCCACCCATCCTCCCACAAGCCCCACCCATCCCACCACAAGCCCCATCCTTATAAATGTAAGCCCTTCCACTTCTCTAGAACTTGCTACCCTCTCCAGCCCCTCCAAACACTCAGACCCCACCCTCCCAGGCACTGACTCCCTTCCCTGTAGTCCCCCAGTCTCCGGTTCCTACACTCAGGCAGACCCTATGGCCCCCAGAACTCCCCACCCAAGTCCTGCCCATTCCAGTAGGAAACCCCTCACAAGCCCTGCCCCAGATCCCCCAGAGTCTACGGTTCAGAGTCTAAGCCCCActccctcacccccaacccctgcaCCCCAGCATTCAGACCTTAGCCTGGCCATGGCTGTCCAGACCCCAGTCCCAACGGCAGCCGGAGGGTCTGGGGACAGGAGCCTGGAGGAGGCACTGGGGGCCCTAATGGCTGCCCTGGATGACTACCGTGGCCAGTTTCCTGAGCTGCAGGGCCTGGAGCAGGAGGTGACCCGCCTAGAGAGTCTGCTCATG CAGAGACAAGGTCTGACTCGCAGCCGGGCCTCCAGTCTCAGCATCACTGTGGAGCATGCCTTGGAGAGCTTCAGCTTCCTCAATGAAGACGAAGATGAAGACAATGATGTTCCTGGGGACAG GCCTCCAAGCAGCCCGGAGGCTGGGGCTGAGGACAGCATAGACTCACCCAGTGCCCGCCCCCTCAGCACGGGGTGTCCAGCTCTGGATGCTGCCTTGGTCCGGCACCTGTACCACTGCAGTCGCCTCCTGCTG AAACTGGGCACATTTGGGCCCCTGCGCTGCCAGGAGGCATGGGCCCTGGAGCGGCTGCTGCGGGAAGCCCGAGTACTGGAAGCAGTATGCGAGTTCAGCAGGCGGTGGGAGATCCCGGCCAGCTCTGCCCAGGAAG TGGTGCAGTTCTCGGCCTCTCGGCCTGGCTTCCTGACCTTCTGGGACCAGTGCACGGAGAGACTCAGCTGCTTCCTCTGCCCGGTGGAGCGGGTGCTTCTCATCTTCTGCAACCAGTATGGTGCCCGCCTCTCCCTGCGCCAGCCAGGCTTGGCTGAGGCTG TGTGTGTGAAGTTCCTGGAGGATGCCCTGGGGCAGAAGCTGCCCAGAAGGCCCCAGCCAGGGCCTGGAGAGCAGCTCACGGTCTTCCAATTCTGGAGTTTTGTGGAAACCTTGGACAGCCCCACCATGGAGGCCTACGTGACTGAGACCGCTGAGGAGG TGCTACTGGTGCGGAATCTGAACTCGGATGATCAGGCTGTTGTGCTGAAGGCCCTGAGATTGGCGCCCGAGGGGCGTCTGCGAAGGGACGGGCTGCGGGCCCTCAGCTCTCTGCTCGTCCATGGCAACAACAAGGTCATGGCTGCTGTCAGCACCCAGCTCCGGAGCCTGTCACTGGGCCCTACCTTCCGGGAGAGG GCCCTCCTGTGCTTCCTGGACCAGCTGGAGGATGAGGACGTGCAGACTCGAGTGGCTGGCTGCCTGGCCCTAGGCTGCATCAAG GCTCCTGAGGGCATTGAGCCCCTGGTGTACCTCTGCCAAACTGACACAGAAGCTGTGAGGGAAGCTGCCCGGCAAAGCCTACAGCAGTGTG GAGAAGAGGGACAGTCTGCCCATCGACGGCTGGAGGAGTCCCTGGACGCCCTGCCCCGCATCTTTGGGCCTGGCAGCATGGCCAGCACAGCATTCTAA
- the RIPOR1 gene encoding rho family-interacting cell polarization regulator 1 isoform X8 → MMSLSVRPQRRLLSARVSRSQSFAGVLGSHERGPRSFPVFSPPGPPRKPPALSRVSRMFSVAHPAAKVPQPERLDLVYTALKRGLTAYLEVHQQEQEKLQGQIRESKRNSRLGFLYDLDKQVKSIERFLRRLEFHASKIDELYEAYCVQRRLRDGAYNMVRAYTTGSPGSREARDSLAEATRGHREYTESMCLLESELEAQLGEFHLRMKGLAGFARLCVGDQYEICMKYGRQRWKLRGRIEGSGKQVWDSEETIFLPLLTEFLSIKVTELKGLANHVVVGSVSCETKDLFAALPQVVAVDINDLGTIKLSLEVTWSPFDKDDQPSAASSVNKASTVTKRFSTYSQSPPDTPSLREQAFYNMLRRQEELENGTAWSLSSESSDDSSSPQLSGTARHSSAPRPLVQQPEPLPIQVAFRRPETPSSGPLDEEGAVAPVLANGHAPYSRTLSHISEASVDAALAEASVEAVGPESLAWGPSPPTHPAPTHREHPSPVPPALDPGHSATSSTLSTTGSVPTSTDPAPTAHLDSVHKSTDSGPSELPGPTHTTTGSTYSAITTTHSAPSPLTHTTTGSTHKPIISTLTTTGPPLNIIGPVQTTTSPTHTMPSPTHTTASPTHTSTSPTHTPTSPTHTPTSPTHTPTSPTHKTSMSPPTTTSPTPSGMGLVQTATSPTHPPTSPTHPTTSPILINVSPSTSLELATLSSPSKHSDPTLPGTDSLPCSPPVSGSYTQADPMAPRTPHPSPAHSSRKPLTSPAPDPPESTVQSLSPTPSPPTPAPQHSDLSLAMAVQTPVPTAAGGSGDRSLEEALGALMAALDDYRGQFPELQGLEQEVTRLESLLMRQGLTRSRASSLSITVEHALESFSFLNEDEDEDNDVPGDRPPSSPEAGAEDSIDSPSARPLSTGCPALDAALVRHLYHCSRLLLKLGTFGPLRCQEAWALERLLREARVLEAVCEFSRRWEIPASSAQEVVQFSASRPGFLTFWDQCTERLSCFLCPVERVLLIFCNQYGARLSLRQPGLAEAVCVKFLEDALGQKLPRRPQPGPGEQLTVFQFWSFVETLDSPTMEAYVTETAEEVLLVRNLNSDDQAVVLKALRLAPEGRLRRDGLRALSSLLVHGNNKVMAAVSTQLRSLSLGPTFRERALLCFLDQLEDEDVQTRVAGCLALGCIKAPEGIEPLVYLCQTDTEAVREAARQSLQQCGEEGQSAHRRLEESLDALPRIFGPGSMASTAF, encoded by the exons ATGATGTCCCTGTCGGTGCGGCCGCAGCGCCGCCTGCTCAGCGCCCGGGTCAGTAGGAGCCAGTCCTTCGCAGGCGTCCTCGGCAGCCACGAGCGGGGGCCCAG GAGTTTCCCGGTCTTCAGCCCGCCGGGGCCCCCACGGAAGCCCCCCGCGCTCTCCCGAGTGTCCAGGATGTTTTCCGTGGCTCACCCAGCCGCCAAGGTGCCGCAGCCCGAGCGGCTGGACCTGGTGTACACGGCGCTGAAGCGGGGCCTGAC GGCCTACTTGGAAGTGcaccagcaggagcaagagaaactCCAGGGGCAGATAAGGGAGTCCAAGAGGAATTCCCGCTTG GGCTTCCTGTATGATCTGGACAAG CAAGTCAAGTCCATTGAACGCTTCCTGCGACGACTGGAGTTCCATGCCAGCAAG ATCGATGAGCTGTATGAGGCATACTGTGTCCAGCGGCGTCTCCGGGATGGTGCCTACAACATGGTCCGTGCCTACACCACTGGGTCCCCGGGAAGCCGAGAGGCCCGGGACAGCCTGGCAGAGGCCACTCGGGGGCATCGCGAGTACACGGAG aGCATGTGTCTGCTGGAGAGCGAGCTGGAGGCACAGCTGGGCGAGTTTCATCTCCGAATGAAAG GGCTGGCTGGCTTCGCCAGGCTGTGTGTGGGCGATCAGTATGAG ATCTGCATGAAATATGGGCGTCAGCGCTGGAAACTACGAGGCCGAATTGAGGGTAGTGGAAAGCAGGTGTGGGACAGTGAAGAAACCATCTTTCTCCCTCTGCTCACGGAATTTCTGTCTATTAAG GTGACAGAACTGAAGGGCCTGGCCAACCATGTGGTTGTGGGCAGTGTCTCCTGTGAGACCAAGGACCTGTTTGCCGCCCTGCCCCAGGTTGTGGCTGTGGATATCAATGACCTTGGTACCATCAAGCTCAGCCTGGAAGTCACATGGAG ccccttCGACAAGGATGACCAGCCCTCAGCTGCTTCTTCTGTCAACAAGGCCTCCACAGTCACCAAGCGCTTCTCCACCTATAGCCAGAGCCCACCGGACACACCCTCACTTCGGGAACAGGCTTTCTAT aACATGCTGCGACggcaggaggagctggagaaTGGGACAGCATGGTCCCTGTCATCCGAATCTTCAGACGACTCATCCAGCCCACAGCTCTCAGGCACTGCCCGCCACTCATCAGCCCCTAGGCCCCTGGTGCAGCAGCCCGAGCCCCTTCCCATCCAAGTTGCCTTCCGTAGGCCTGAGACCCCCAGCTCTGGGCCCTTGGATGAGGAGGGGGCCGTGGCCCCAGTCCTGGCAAATGGGCATGCACCCTACAGTCGGACTCTGAGCCACATCAGTGAGGCTAGTGTAGACGCTGCCTTGGCTGAGGCTTCAGTGGAGGCCGTTGGCCCAGAAAGCCTAGCCTGGGGACCTAGCCCacctacacacccagctcccaccCATAGAGAGCACCCCAGTCCTGTTCCTCCTGCCCTGGACCCTGGCCACTCTGCCACAAGCTCCACCCTCAGTACAACAGGCTCTGTCCCCACATCTACAGACCCTGCCCCAACTGCACACCTAGACTCAGTTCATAAGTCCACAGACTCTGGCCCTTCAGAACTGCCAGGCCCCACTCACACCACTACAGGCTCTACCTATAGTGCCATTACCACTACCCACAGTGCTCCAAGCCCCCTCACTCACACTACTACAGGCTCCACCCACAAGCCCATAATCTCTACCCTTACTACTACAGGCCCTCCCCTCAATATCATAGGCCCAGTCCAGACTACCACAAGCCCCACCCACACTATGCCAAGCCCTACCCATACCACAGCAAGCCCCACTCATACTTCCACAAGCCCCACCCATACCCCCACAagccccacccacacccccacaagCCCCACCCATACCCCCACAAGTCCCACCCACAAAACCAGTATGTCACCTCCCACCACTACAAGTCCTACCCCCAGTGGTATGGGCCTAGTCCAGACTGCCACAAGTCCCACCCATCCTCCCACAAGCCCCACCCATCCCACCACAAGCCCCATCCTTATAAATGTAAGCCCTTCCACTTCTCTAGAACTTGCTACCCTCTCCAGCCCCTCCAAACACTCAGACCCCACCCTCCCAGGCACTGACTCCCTTCCCTGTAGTCCCCCAGTCTCCGGTTCCTACACTCAGGCAGACCCTATGGCCCCCAGAACTCCCCACCCAAGTCCTGCCCATTCCAGTAGGAAACCCCTCACAAGCCCTGCCCCAGATCCCCCAGAGTCTACGGTTCAGAGTCTAAGCCCCActccctcacccccaacccctgcaCCCCAGCATTCAGACCTTAGCCTGGCCATGGCTGTCCAGACCCCAGTCCCAACGGCAGCCGGAGGGTCTGGGGACAGGAGCCTGGAGGAGGCACTGGGGGCCCTAATGGCTGCCCTGGATGACTACCGTGGCCAGTTTCCTGAGCTGCAGGGCCTGGAGCAGGAGGTGACCCGCCTAGAGAGTCTGCTCATG AGACAAGGTCTGACTCGCAGCCGGGCCTCCAGTCTCAGCATCACTGTGGAGCATGCCTTGGAGAGCTTCAGCTTCCTCAATGAAGACGAAGATGAAGACAATGATGTTCCTGGGGACAG GCCTCCAAGCAGCCCGGAGGCTGGGGCTGAGGACAGCATAGACTCACCCAGTGCCCGCCCCCTCAGCACGGGGTGTCCAGCTCTGGATGCTGCCTTGGTCCGGCACCTGTACCACTGCAGTCGCCTCCTGCTG AAACTGGGCACATTTGGGCCCCTGCGCTGCCAGGAGGCATGGGCCCTGGAGCGGCTGCTGCGGGAAGCCCGAGTACTGGAAGCAGTATGCGAGTTCAGCAGGCGGTGGGAGATCCCGGCCAGCTCTGCCCAGGAAG TGGTGCAGTTCTCGGCCTCTCGGCCTGGCTTCCTGACCTTCTGGGACCAGTGCACGGAGAGACTCAGCTGCTTCCTCTGCCCGGTGGAGCGGGTGCTTCTCATCTTCTGCAACCAGTATGGTGCCCGCCTCTCCCTGCGCCAGCCAGGCTTGGCTGAGGCTG TGTGTGTGAAGTTCCTGGAGGATGCCCTGGGGCAGAAGCTGCCCAGAAGGCCCCAGCCAGGGCCTGGAGAGCAGCTCACGGTCTTCCAATTCTGGAGTTTTGTGGAAACCTTGGACAGCCCCACCATGGAGGCCTACGTGACTGAGACCGCTGAGGAGG TGCTACTGGTGCGGAATCTGAACTCGGATGATCAGGCTGTTGTGCTGAAGGCCCTGAGATTGGCGCCCGAGGGGCGTCTGCGAAGGGACGGGCTGCGGGCCCTCAGCTCTCTGCTCGTCCATGGCAACAACAAGGTCATGGCTGCTGTCAGCACCCAGCTCCGGAGCCTGTCACTGGGCCCTACCTTCCGGGAGAGG GCCCTCCTGTGCTTCCTGGACCAGCTGGAGGATGAGGACGTGCAGACTCGAGTGGCTGGCTGCCTGGCCCTAGGCTGCATCAAG GCTCCTGAGGGCATTGAGCCCCTGGTGTACCTCTGCCAAACTGACACAGAAGCTGTGAGGGAAGCTGCCCGGCAAAGCCTACAGCAGTGTG GAGAAGAGGGACAGTCTGCCCATCGACGGCTGGAGGAGTCCCTGGACGCCCTGCCCCGCATCTTTGGGCCTGGCAGCATGGCCAGCACAGCATTCTAA